The following proteins are encoded in a genomic region of Nakaseomyces glabratus chromosome J, complete sequence:
- a CDS encoding WD40 repeat domain-containing protein (CAGL0J03960g~Ortholog(s) have RNA polymerase II transcription factor activity, sequence-specific DNA binding, transcription corepressor activity), translated as MLHNRRPNLYQHISEFTPKFVNKLSAGHADRTLAWRHDVIPDKSNKNFSTTLIYSQGSDIYEFKGVFPLDILPYTPVEEQASDESAKVEEGKYGIVQDADVVNSAKWVYQGETVAKMTYLDDLNDNALIAMSKNGSLAWFKDDCKVPVHIVQEMMGPSTSFASMHSGQKPAELAVSDFSLSMDSETIVKSQSNGYEEESILKIIDNSGKPGEILRTMKVPGTVVTHTVRFFDNHLFASCSDDNVIRFWDTRTDDKPIWILSEPQNGRLTTFDVSPITENLFATGFSTGLIKLWDARATYEATQDLSYRQNGEDPIQVEMAKVFHSGGDSVVDIKFSETSSSEFVTVGGSGNIYHWDMEYLFSRNDDDNEDYLPSLEPEELQSHCLKFCQPSRVKSGSRNTVALHPMVHDLSATISSKNSITVYKPFDGTEFSKND; from the coding sequence ATGCTACATAACAGAAGGCCTAACCTTTACCAGCACATTTCTGAGTTCACGCCAAAGTTTGTGAACAAGCTCAGTGCTGGGCATGCTGACAGAACGCTGGCTTGGAGACACGATGTTATTCCAGACAAGAGCAACAAGAACTTCTCTACTACTTTGATATACTCTCAAGGCAGTGACATATACGAGTTCAAAGGTGTTTTCCCTTTGGACATCCTGCCATACACTCCTGTTGAAGAGCAAGCCTCTGACGAAAGTGCCAAGGTTGAAGAAGGTAAATACGGTATTGTGCAGGATGCAGATGTTGTGAACAGTGCCAAGTGGGTATATCAAGGTGAGACTGTCGCCAAGATGACTTACCTTGATGATTTAAACGACAACGCATTGATTGCGATGTCCAAGAATGGTTCTTTGGCTTGGTTCAAGGACGATTGCAAAGTGCCAGTTCATATCGTCCAGGAGATGATGGGACCATCTACTAGCTTTGCTAGTATGCATTCTGGACAGAAACCAGCAGAATTGGCTGTTTCTGATTTCTCTCTATCAATGGACAGTGAAACCATTGTAAAATCGCAAAGCAACGGCTACGAAGAAGAAAGTATCTTGAAGATTATTGATAACTCGGGCAAACCTGGTGAAATCTTACGCACAATGAAAGTCCCTGGAACTGTAGTTACACACACGGTCAGATTCTTCGATAATCATCTATTTGCATCCTGCTCTGACGATAACGTTATCAGATTTTGGGATACTAGAACAGATGATAAGCCAATCTGGATTTTGAGTGAACCACAAAATGGTAGATTGACAACTTTCGATGTCTCGCCAATAACTGAAAACCTGTTTGCAACTGGTTTCAGCACGGGTTTGATTAAATTATGGGATGCCCGTGCTACATATGAAGCAACTCAAGATTTATCCTACAGACAAAATGGTGAAGACCCAATTCAAGTTGAGATGGCAAAGGTGTTTCATTCTGGTGGTGATTCGGTCGTTGATATCAAGTTTTCCGAAACTTCTTCTAGTGAATTTGTCACTGTGGGTGGTTCCGGTAACATTTATCACTGGGATATGGAATATCTATTCTCTAgaaatgatgatgacaacGAGGATTATCTGCCAAGCTTGGAACCAGAAGAATTACAAAGTCACTGTTTGAAGTTCTGCCAACCAAGCCGTGTTAAGAGCGGCTCCAGAAACACTGTAGCTTTGCATCCTATGGTGCACGACCTGAGCGCTACTATTTCATCCAAGAACTCCATTACTGTTTACAAGCCCTTTGATGGAACTGAATTCAGTAAGAACGACTGA
- a CDS encoding uncharacterized protein (CAGL0J03982g~Protein of unknown function), producing the protein MFYAAYRANISQPGPVQWNKYCRKWYKNGVWSLMVVVNSWTDRNTSTFEGYSIQRLPEGIIAGYSSLEEGVGTSRAIVYEPHIQYSYKQLVGTISNSIYPPKFGITCLSFDTRLP; encoded by the coding sequence ATGTTCTATGCAGCTTACAGAGCTAATATCAGTCAGCCGGGGCCAGTTCAGTGGAATAAGTATTGTCGGAAGTGGTACAAGAATGGAGTATGGTCTCTTATGGTTGTAGTGAATAGTTGGACTGATCGTAATACAAGTACGTTTGAAGGATATAGTATACAACGCTTACCCGAGGGTATTATTGCCGGGTACAGTAGTCTTGAAGAAGGAGTTGGTACAAGTAGAGCAATAGTGTATGAGCCACATATACAATACAGTTACAAACAGCTTGTTGGGACTATCTCAAACAGTATATATCCGCCAAAATTCGGAATCACATGCCTAAGTTTTGACACACGACTACCCTAA
- a CDS encoding uncharacterized protein (CAGL0J03938g~Ortholog(s) have cytosol, nucleus localization), whose product MSSLRKDHAIMVPCHSIWNYFTSCSDYIHLGQDPEQWFLAPFQYEGRDHLSFIKHGLAGLDTLLSDFANSTLIFSGSQTKAEAGPVSEAQSYQLLMYRIIKQSIDDINVVNGIFGNIDSEILKLIQSIISKMRDQEITLDQLFESHRITLEEYALDSFDNLLYSLGQFQAVNGNYPKKMTIVGFGFKQSRYLDLHAKAIDFKNINYISIEPSPTGYNSEQLEVYFSTLSAMEKKNAAALFQNDYYGRRSPLLDKKQSRNPFNKQPKYEILNILKGLENYSDEEFLQKHIVGHTPW is encoded by the coding sequence ATGAGTTCACTTCGAAAGGATCATGCCATAATGGTCCCATGCCATTCTATTTGGAATTACTTCACCAGTTGCAGTGATTATATTCATTTAGGACAAGATCCAGAACAATGGTTTCTTGCACCATTTCAGTACGAGGGAAGAGACCATTTAAGCTTTATAAAGCATGGACTGGCAGGTTTGGATACTTTACTAAGTGATTTTGCAAATTCAACACTTATCTTTAGTGGTTCACAAACGAAGGCAGAGGCTGGTCCAGTCTCAGAAGCACAAAGCTATCAATTGTTGATGTATAGGATAATAAAGCAATCCATTGACGACATTAATGTAGTGAATGGCATTTTTGGCAACATTGATAGTGAGATATTGAAGCTTATTCAATCAATCATAAGTAAAATGAGAGATCAGGAAATTACATTAGATCAACTCTTCGAATCCCATCGGATTACTCTTGAAGAATACGCGTTAGACTCATTTGATAACCTTCTTTATTCATTAGGACAATTCCAAGCTGTGAATGGAAATTATCCTAAAAAGATGACCATTGTAGGATTTGGCTTCAAACAATCAAGATACCTGGACTTACACGCTAAGGCTATTGACTTTAAGAATATAAACTATATTTCAATAGAGCCATCACCAACAGGATATAATTCAGAACAACTAGAGGTATATTTTAGTACTCTATCTGCTatggaaaaaaagaatgcaGCAgcattatttcaaaatgatTATTATGGAAGAAGATCACCTTTGCTGGATAAGAAACAATCTAGGAATCCGTTCAACAAACAGCCAAAATATGAAATACTCAATATCCTAAAAGGACTGGAAAATTATAGCgatgaagaatttttaCAGAAACATATTGTTGGACATACACCATGGTAA
- the MKK1 gene encoding mitogen-activated protein kinase kinase MKK1 (CAGL0J03828g~Ortholog(s) have MAP kinase kinase activity, structural constituent of cell wall activity): protein MASLFRPPESTRQNARSPRLKLPPLSNVSLAVPGESPTGKLSATSSRGSSATSANMKRPMPPPLPKLDVPLSAASSTEGLVRKMKQLSVEDESPQSGSSRGVERDDTTAVNQSVDSFFSNLISVYDQSSSAITSPKIDEPEDSAVKDALATRVPRSLTQGKDIDELSEEVWHSKNLLAEIETQGVLGEGAGGSVAKCKLRTGKKVFALKTINILNGDPEFQKQLLRELQFNKSFKSEYIVRYFGMFTDEQNSSIYIAMEYMGGKSLEAIYKELLSRGGRISEKVLGKISEAVLRGLSYLHEKKVIHRDIKPQNILLNEDGQVKLCDFGVSGEAVNSLATTFTGTSYYMAPERIQGQPYSVTCDVWSLGLTILEVAQGHFPFGPDKMATTIAPIELLTLILTFTPHLDDEPDKNIKWSRAFKSFIEYCLRKEARARPSPRQMIQHPWIQGQMKKQVDMRKFITKCWQK, encoded by the coding sequence ATGGCCTCATTGTTCCGCCCACCTGAGTCTACGAGGCAGAATGCGCGGTCTCCGCGGTTGAAGCTGCCTCCGTTGAGCAACGTCAGTCTTGCGGTGCCTGGGGAGAGTCCCACTGGGAAGCTCAGTGCTACGTCGTCGCGTGGGTCGAGTGCCACGTCTGCGAACATGAAGAGGCCCATGCCGCCGCCGCTGCCGAAGCTGGACGTTCCGCTGAGTGCGGCGAGCTCCACGGAAGGGCTTGTGCGTAAGATGAAGCAGCTCTCGGTGGAGGATGAGAGTCCTCAGAGCGGAAGTTCGCGCGGTGTGGAACGGGATGACACCACAGCTGTCAACCAGTCTGTTGACTCCTTCTTCTCTAATCTGATATCTGTCTATGACCAGAGCTCGAGTGCTATCACGAGCCCCAAAATCGATGAACCAGAGGATTCGGCGGTGAAGGATGCCCTGGCAACTCGGGTGCCCAGGTCATTGACGCAGGGTAAGGACATTGATGAGTTGAGTGAAGAGGTGTGGCACAGCAAGAATTTACTCGCGGAGATAGAGACACAAGGTGTGCTAGGAGAAGGCGCCGGAGGTTCGGTGGCCAAGTGTAAGCTAAGGACAGGAAAGAAAGTGTTTGCATTGAAGACGATAAATATACTGAACGGCGACCCTGAGTTCCAGAAACAGTTGCTCAGAGAGTTGCAATTTAACAAGAGTTTTAAGTCCGAGTACATAGTGCGGTATTTCGGTATGTTCACCGATGAGCAGAATTCTAGTATATACATAGCCATGGAATACATGGGAGGGAAGTCCCTGGAGGCCATATACAAGGAGCTGCTTAGTCGAGGTGGGAGGATAAGTGAGAAAGTGTTAGGTAAAATCTCAGAAGCAGTGCTGCGAGGCCTATCGTATCTGCATGAGAAGAAAGTTATCCACAGAGACATCAAACCTCAAAATATCCTTCTCAATGAAGACGGTCAAGTTAAACTGTGCGACTTTGGTGTAAGTGGTGAAGCAGTAAACTCATTAGCTACCACCTTCACAGGAACGTCTTACTACATGGCGCCAGAGAGAATTCAAGGCCAGCCCTACAGTGTCACCTGCGATGTGTGGTCATTAGGGCTGACGATATTAGAAGTAGCACAAGGCCACTTCCCGTTTGGACCTGATAAGATGGCTACAACGATCGCACCCATCGAGCTACTAACACTTATCCTCACATTCACACCACACTTAGACGACGAGCCCGACAAGAACATTAAGTGGAGCAGGGCCTTCAAGTCCTTCATCGAGTACTGTCTCAGAAAGGAGGCCCGTGCTAGACCATCTCCAAGACAGATGATCCAGCACCCATGGATACAGGGCcagatgaagaaacaaGTGGATATGAGGAAGTTTATCACTAAATGCTGGCAGAAGTGA
- the DFR1 gene encoding dihydrofolate reductase (CAGL0J03894g~Ortholog(s) have dihydrofolate reductase activity, drug binding, mRNA binding activity, role in dihydrofolate metabolic process, tetrahydrofolate biosynthetic process and mitochondrion localization) — translation MSKVPVVGIVAALLPEMGIGFQGNLPWRLAKEMKYFREVTTLTNDNSKQNVVIMGRKTWESIPQKFRPLPKRINVVVSRSFDGELRKVEDGIYHSNSLRNCLTALQSSLANENKIERIYIIGGGEIYRQSMDLADHWLITKIMPLPETTIPQMDTFLQKQELEQRFYDNSDKLVDFLPSSIQLEGRLTSQEWNGELVKGLPVQEKGYQFYFTLYTKK, via the coding sequence ATGTCGAAAGTTCCAGTGGTAGGGATAGTAGCAGCGCTGCTGCCAGAGATGGGCATCGGTTTCCAAGGTAATTTGCCTTGGAGACTAGCCAAGGagatgaaatattttagAGAAGTCACTACATTGACCAACGATAACAGCAAACAAAATGTAGTTATCATGGGCAGAAAGACATGGGAATCAATTCCTCAGAAATTCAGACCATTGCCCAAGAGAATCAACGTCGTAGTGTCAAGAAGCTTCGATGGCGAACTACGCAAAGTGGAGGACGGTATTTACCACTCCAATTCGCTGCGCAACTGCTTAACAGCATTGCAATCGTCCCTAGCTAACGAGAACAAGATTGAACGCATATATATCATTGGTGGTGGAGAAATCTACCGTCAATCAATGGATCTGGCTGACCACTGGCTCATCACAAAGATTATGCCGCTGCCAGAGACCACCATCCCACAAATGGACACTTTCCTACAAAAACAAGAATTGGAACAGAGATTCTACGACAACTCTGATAAATTAGTAGACTTCTTACCATCTTCAATACAATTGGAAGGAAGACTTACTTCCCAGGAATGGAATGGTGAACTGGTCAAAGGCCTTCCTGTCCAGGAAAAGGGCTATCAATTCTACTTTACACTGTACACTAAAAAATAG
- the HES1 gene encoding oxysterol-binding protein related protein HES1 (CAGL0J03916g~Ortholog(s) have oxysterol binding, sterol transporter activity and role in endocytosis, exocytosis, maintenance of cell polarity, piecemeal microautophagy of nucleus, sterol transport), with product MTQDRASSSTWTTFLKSLASFNGDLSALSAPPFILSPVSLVEFCQYWAEHPDLFLEPSFINETNYKERMGQCDPDIDSPEAARMLAVIKWFLSTLRSQYSSRSEKSGSEKKPLNPFLGELFVGKWESKTYPHFGETILLSEQVSHHPPMSAYSIYNEKNNVKIEGYNNIKSSISKTLTLNVKQYGHNLLTIGDKETYLVIPPPLHIEGILMASPFVELEGKSYIQSTTGMCCQFEYSGRGYFSGQKNSFKAKVYKSGADLKNNGTPLYVISGQWSGSSKIVKNLPNGKQSAPVLFHDTNITATESLQVKTIDKQHPLESRRAWKDVADAIRLGDYGLINKTKSALENKQREMRKEEAANGTTWKRRWFNEVDYSQNMKDKDLFLTLANELGLSIKNVPSGTLVNDREDQKANSSAKHWRFDHSKWVADDEITV from the coding sequence atGACACAAGACAGAGCTAGCTCTTCCACTTGGACAACCTTTTTGAAGTCTTTGGCATCATTTAATGGTGATCTTTCCGCCTTATCAGCACCGCCTTTTATTCTTTCACCAGTTTCTCTAGTAGAATTCTGTCAATATTGGGCAGAGCACCCAGACTTATTTTTAGAACCATCATTCATCAATGAGACTAACTATAAGGAAAGAATGGGACAATGCGACCCGGACATCGATTCTCCAGAAGCTGCTCGCATGCTGGCTGTGATAAAATGGTTTCTCTCTACTTTAAGATCACAATACAGCTCACGTAGTGAGAAGTCTGGGtctgaaaagaaaccatTAAACCCCTTCCTAGGTGAATTGTTTGTTGGTAAATGGGAAAGCAAGACATATCCTCATTTCGGTGAAACTATATTGCTGAGTGAACAGGTATCCCACCATCCTCCAATGTCTGCTTACagtatatataatgaaaagaacaatGTCAAAATTGAGGGTTACAATAACATCAAGTCTAGCATATCTAAGACTCTTACACTAAATGTGAAACAATATGGGCACAACTTATTGACAATTGGAGACAAAGAGACTTATTTAGTCATCCCACCGCCTTTGCATATTGAAGGTATACTAATGGCTTCTCCATTTGTTGAACTGGAAGGTAAATCATATATACAATCCACAACTGGTATGTGTTGTCAGTTCGAGTACTCCGGTAGAGGTTATTTCAGTGGACAAAAGAACTCTTTCAAAGCCAAAGTCTACAAATCTGGTGCtgatttgaagaacaatGGTACTCCTCTTTATGTTATATCAGGTCAATGGTCAGGTAGCTCAAAAATTGTAAAGAATCTACCTAATGGTAAGCAATCCGCACCAGTTTTGTTCCATGACACAAACATTACCGCAACTGAAAGTCTACAAGTGAAAACCATTGACAAACAGCATCCATTAGAAAGTAGAAGAGCATGGAAGGATGTTGCAGATGCTATTAGACTAGGTGACTACGGTTTGATCAACAAAACTAAATCTGCTCTAGAGAACAAACAAAGAGAAATGAGAAAGGAGGAAGCTGCAAATGGCACTACATGGAAGAGAAGATGGTTTAATGAGGTTGATTACTCTCAAAACATGAAGGATAAAGATTTGTTCTTGACCTTAGCTAACGAGTTGGGATTATCGATAAAGAATGTACCAAGTGGTACTTTGGTTAATGATCGAGAGGACCAGAAGGCCAATTCTTCAGCTAAACATTGGAGATTTGACCATAGCAAGTGGGTGGcagatgatgaaattacAGTTTAA
- the KIN4 gene encoding putative serine/threonine protein kinase KIN4 (CAGL0J03872g~Ortholog(s) have protein serine/threonine kinase activity, protein serine/threonine/tyrosine kinase activity), which translates to MATIPKRHTYGGGPEVHYTRNPYSAAPRNSMSSRGKKHVTFGPYIVGSTLGEGEFGKVKLGWTRTPSTGPEQRPAVSKQVAIKLIRRDTIVKNSEKEIKIYREINALKHLTHPNVVRLEEVLQNSKYIGIVLEYASGGEFYKYIQRKRRLKESTACRLFAQLISGVTYMHSKNLVHRDLKLENLLLDKNENLVITDFGFVNEFLPDNEYMKTSCGSPCYAAPELVISTRPYVARKADVWSCGIILYAMLAGYLPWDDDSTNPEGDDIGKLYQYITRTPLKFPEYITPIPRDLLRKILVPDPNKRVNMQYIHRHEWLKPHRPFLAVSTSQWDKLIKNSANVQLDHTKRVSRTSQHFETEQENSSVNQPVRSDMVNKAMDTSNTTDDAQHSIPNRQPLANVFINSRTYSARSASYAPRHSMSDDPNAIESARHAVQNKHESNLATVMGSPNKDKDDTTEDNNLETVARTSSHHRKPRPTSYYPVDINRSANNFSPIVLNLTNSDENDNSKHPYSTSTSNNPVAPTPQRDQSQVVTDEHGLQLEKNRVREQPLTSDKSRMSSLRSNATAKSSDSKKNKRFSLLSFYTNNGSKTSLHNDSKVSVTPSSKEESATVPPSIPSVVHHTDTTENKRNHRASMMGPSAGGDKSTARRVIDFFKRRSMRM; encoded by the coding sequence ATGGCGACAATACCGAAGAGGCATACTTATGGTGGAGGACCCGAGGTGCACTACACGCGGAACCCATATTCAGCCGCTCCTAGGAATTCCATGAGTAGTAGGGGTAAGAAGCACGTGACTTTTGGTCCATATATTGTTGGTTCTACTCTAGGCGAAGGTGAGTTTGGGAAAGTGAAGCTAGGTTGGACGAGAACGCCATCTACGGGTCCTGAGCAACGTCCTGCGGTCTCCAAGCAGGTGGCCATCAAGCTTATCAGGAGAGACACCATAGTCAAGAACTCAGAGAAGGAGATTAAAATATACAGGGAGATCAATGCTTTGAAACACTTGACACACCCTAATGTAGTGAGACTCGAAGAAGTGCTACAGAATTCAAAGTATATCGGAATAGTACTGGAATATGCTTCTGGTGGTGAATTCtacaaatatattcaaCGGAAGAGAAGATTGAAAGAGTCAACTGCATGCAGACTTTTTGCTCAATTAATAAGTGGTGTTACATACATGCACTCGAAGAATCTAGTACATAGGGATTTGAAGTTAGAAAACTTGCTTCTGGATAAAAATGAGAATTTAGTGATAACGGATTTTGGTTTTGTCAACGAGTTTTTACCGGACAACGAATACATGAAGACATCGTGTGGTTCTCCCTGCTACGCGGCACCTGAATTGGTGATAAGTACCAGACCTTATGTTGCTAGAAAAGCAGACGTCTGGTCCTGCGGTATCATTTTGTATGCAATGTTGGCCGGATATCTACCGTGGGATGACGATTCTACAAATCCTGAAGGAGATGACATCGGCAAACTTTACCAATACATAACGAGAACTCCACTAAAGTTTCCAGAGTATATCACACCGATACCCAGAGATTTACTAAGGAAGATACTGGTTCCAGACCCTAATAAGAGAGTGAATATGCAGTATATCCACAGACATGAATGGCTAAAACCACATAGGCCGTTTTTGGCAGTTAGCACATCGCAGTGGGATAAACTTATAAAGAATAGTGCAAATGTACAATTGGATCATACAAAGAGAGTTAGCAGAACATCACAACATTTTGAAACAGAGCAGGAAAATTCATCCGTTAACCAACCAGTCAGGTCTGATATGGTGAATAAAGCAATGGACACGTCAAATACCACCGATGATGCACAACACAGTATACCGAACAGGCAACCTTTAGCTAACGTATTCATCAATTCTAGGACCTACTCTGCAAGATCTGCATCATATGCTCCAAGACATTCTATGTCAGATGATCCAAATGCCATCGAATCAGCGAGACATGCTGTTCAAAATAAACATGAAAGTAATTTGGCAACTGTGATGGGATCGCCCAATAAGGATAAGGATGACACAACAGAAGATAATAACCTAGAGACTGTGGCACGTACCAGTTCACATCACAGGAAACCCCGCCCCACGTCTTACTACCCTGTAGATATCAACAGATCTGCAAACAACTTCTCTCCAATCGTCCTAAACTTAACTAACTCAGATGAGAATGATAACTCAAAGCATCCATACTCCACAAGCACAAGCAACAACCCAGTGGCACCAACACCACAGCGAGACCAGAGCCAAGTGGTCACTGACGAGCATGGTTTGCAATTGGAGAAAAACAGAGTTCGAGAACAACCGCTGACATCAGACAAATCACGCATGTCGAGTCTGCGCAGCAACGCTACTGCTAAGTCTAGCGAttccaagaagaacaagagatTCAGTCTTCTCTCCTTTTACACAAATAACGGGTCCAAGACATCCCTCCATAATGACTCCAAGGTGTCCGTGACTCCATCCTCGAAAGAAGAATCAGCCACGGTGCCACCTTCTATACCTTCAGTAGTCCACCATACGGACACTACGGAGAACAAGAGAAATCACAGAGCCTCAATGATGGGCCCTTCAGCGGGCGGAGATAAGTCCACTGCTAGAAGAGTCATCGACTTCTTCAAACGGAGAAGCATGAGAATGTGA
- the MGE1 gene encoding mitochondrial nucleotide exchange factor MGE1 (CAGL0J03850g~Putative mitochondrial matrix cochaperone; overexpression increases resistance to fluconazole; macrophage/pseudohyphal-repressed) — MRAFSNVSRISRVSRVSRVALAAPARTVPLMNRNAMSMMRFYSEDAKASEKAGEKAEEKAEEQNLSAEEQKLKDLQEQLDKKTKEAAELKDRLLRSVADFRNLQEVTKKDVEKAKSYALQKFAKDLLESVDNFGHALGAFKEEDLEKSKEISDLYTGVKMTRDVFEKTLKKYGIEKLDPLGERFDPNKHEATFELAQPDKEPGTVFHVQQLGYTLNERVIRPAKVGVVKED, encoded by the coding sequence ATGAGAGCTTTCAGTAACGTTTCCAGAATTTCCAGAGTTTCCAGAGTTTCTAGAGTGGCCTTGGCTGCTCCTGCTAGGACTGTTCCATTGATGAACAGAAACGCCATGTCCATGATGCGTTTTTACTCTGAGGATGCCAAGGCTAGTGAGAAAGCCGGCGAGAAGGCCGAGGAGAAGGCTGAGGAGCAGAACCTCAGTGCTGAGGAGCAGAAGCTCAAGGATTTGCAAGAGCAATTGGACAAGAAGACTAAAGAGGCTGCTGAGTTGAAGGACAGGCTATTGAGGTCTGTTGCTGATTTCAGAAACTTGCAAGAAGTTACCAAGAAGGACGTTGAGAAGGCCAAGAGTTACGCTTTGCAGAAATTCGCAAAGGATCTATTGGAATCCGTGGATAACTTTGGACATGCGTTGGGTGCCTTCAAAGAGGAAGATCTAGAGAAATCTAAGGAGATCAGTGACCTATACACTGGTGTCAAGATGACCAGAGACGTCTTCGAGaagactttgaagaagtacGGTATCGAGAAGCTGGACCCACTAGGTGAGCGTTTTGATCCAAACAAGCATGAGGCCACTTTCGAACTTGCACAACCAGACAAAGAGCCAGGTACCGTCTTCCACGTCCAACAACTAGGTTACACCCTGAACGAGAGAGTCATTAGACCAGCTAAGGTTGGTGTTGTCAAGGAGGACTGA
- a CDS encoding WD40 repeat domain-containing protein (CAGL0J03806g~Ortholog(s) have transcription corepressor activity) — MTWNKTATYEHISSIKPRFISRAFAAENQLKSLAFSNELVPDTDAHELKTKLLYSQGSEIYELECAYPLITEDKEPVSDYGDAFKAMENVPLQPKWVYQGETVAKMEFLGEEEDTNVIAMSKNGSLAWFTEGVKVPVHIVQEMMGPSTKFSSIHSLTRPDNLAVADFSLSLDQETIVKSQSNGDEEDSILKLIDNAGKPSEVLRVIRVPGTTVTHSVRFLDNHVFASCSDDNVIRFWDTRTADKPLWSLSDPQNGSLTAFDVSQLSGNLFATGFSTGVVKLWDARAVEDATLDLSNRQNGEEPIQKEIANWYHRGGDSVVDLKFSSTSPTEFLTVGGSGNVYHWDADYALSNYDPENHAPQEASEQLQNESLTFLHTGGSRRSTTAYGLRNTVAWHPVIEGLVAHVDPDTLITTYLPYNN; from the coding sequence ATGACTTGGAACAAGACTGCTACTTACGAACACATCTCGAGCATCAAGCCGAGGTTTATCTCGAGGGCCTTTGCTGCTGAGAACCAATTGAAGTCCCTAGCGTTCAGCAATGAGCTGGTTCCGGACACGGATGCGCATGAGTTGAAGACGAAGCTGCTGTACTCGCAAGGGTCAGAGATATATGAGCTGGAGTGTGCTTACCCACTGATCACGGAGGACAAGGAGCCCGTGAGCGACTATGGGGATGCGTTTAAGGCCATGGAAAATGTGCCATTGCAGCCCAAGTGGGTGTACCAAGGTGAGACTGTGGCCAAGATGGAGTTTCTGGGCGAGGAGGAGGACACCAATGTGATTGCGATGTCCAAGAACGGTTCTTTGGCGTGGTTCACAGAAGGTGTTAAAGTGCCAGTGCACATTGTGCAGGAGATGATGGGCCCTTCTACCAAGTTCTCCAGCATCCACTCGCTGACCAGACCGGACAACCTGGCCGTTGCTGATTTCTCCTTGTCCTTGGACCAGGAGACCATTGTGAAGTCTCAGAGCAACGGTGACGAGGAAGACAGTATCCTTAAGTTGATTGACAATGCAGGCAAACCCAGCGAAGTGTTGCGTGTGATCCGTGTCCCAGGCACCACTGTGACACACTCTGTGAGGTTCCTAGACAACCACGTCTTCGCCTCTTGCTCCGACGACAACGTTATCAGATTCTGGGACACCAGAACCGCTGACAAGCCATTGTGGTCGCTGAGCGACCCACAGAACGGCAGCCTGACCGCATTCGATGTCTCCCAGCTGTCTGGCAACCTGTTTGCAACCGGTTTCAGTACCGGTGTGGTCAAGCTGTGGGATGCCCGTGCTGTCGAGGACGCCACGTTGGACCTATCAAACAGACAGAACGGTGAGGAGCCTATCCAGAAGGAGATTGCCAACTGGTACCACCGCGGCGGCGACTCCGTGGTCGACCTGAAGTTCTCCTCGACCAGCCCAACGGAGTTCCTCACAGTCGGAGGCTCTGGCAACGTATACCACTGGGACGCAGACTACGCCCTCTCCAACTACGACCCTGAGAACCACGCCCCACAAGAAGCCTCCGAGCAGCTACAGAACGAGTCCCTAACTTTCCTACACACCGGTGGCTCCAGAAGAAGCACCACCGCCTACGGACTAAGAAACACTGTCGCTTGGCACCCAGTGATCGAGGGTCTGGTCGCCCACGTCGACCCAGACACCTTGATCACCACTTACCTGCCATACAACAACtag